The Schistocerca americana isolate TAMUIC-IGC-003095 chromosome 8, iqSchAmer2.1, whole genome shotgun sequence genome contains the following window.
CGAAGAAACTGGGTTGTGAAGAAGTGATTGCAAATATTACCTGCTCTGAATGTTAAGTTACCATCAGCATTTCTCTGTTGTGCTGTCTTTAATGTTATTTCACTATATTCAACAACCTGATAACGTCCATCCACCTGACAAACAACACCTACAGGTTCTTCTGGAAATGCTTTTTCCACTACTTTTGCACCACATTCTGCACCCTTCAGTACACAGTAGCCAATGAAAATAGGATCTGCTACTTTAATTAAGATGTTATCCACACCATGAGCATTAAGGTACATAATACCCCTTCTCTCCATATCCTCTAGTATTTTGTTATCTTTCAGTGCACGGTAAAGTCCTCCATTTCCGTCTGGTGACATTGATAGTTTATATTTCTTGTCCATGATTATTTTCCCTTGAAATGTGAAGCTTGGAAGGAAACCTTGTTCGAACATGACAACATTCTCTCTCTTCAACCCAAAATAGTTATTTCTGTCAAAGTAATCCAGAGTAGGCTGCATTGTAGCTTCACTTGTCATAATATACCATATAATGTGATTGTACACACCAGTTCTGTCAAATGCAAGCTTCTGCAGCCTCCGTATCCTTTCAGCCTGAATCTGGTACAACGATTTATGAGATGGCAGCCCTACGTCGTGCATGCCTTTTGGGTAAGGCACACCTAGCCTGGTGCCATGACCACCTGCTAAAAGCAAAACACCGACCTTACCAGCAGATATCTGCCGGAAACCTTCGTCCTCGAACTTCTGAAGATCACCAGGACTTGTTCTAAGAACGCTGCCGTAAAATTCTGCCGGTACTGGCTGCATTCGATCGTCTAATTTTGCTTGATCTTCTGCTAAAGTTTTTTTGAAACATTCTATTGCCACTGGAATGTCAATTTCTTGCAACTGTGTCAAAAGTTCGGTCCTTTCCGCATCTGACAGTTCATCCCAAAACTGTAGGATATGCCCCTGACCGTAGCTGGAGAGTTCTTCCTTAATTTTTGTCAGGTCCTGCATTGTGATCGGTGACAGTTACTAACACAACACCACAGCTGAAAGGAAACGTTCGATGCCAATATCCCTGTCGAGCACCATGTCACGCCGACAAATGTTCCGAAGACCACATAATATCAACCATGAAATCCAGCTGCAAAGACCACAAAACTTACACTTCTCGCTGGGTGGCAACTTGCACAACTCACTGTCATCACAAACAGACAGTGTTTCTTCTAAGACAACTCTTGGACAGAAACAGTGCCGGATATGTTACCGAAACGTTACTCCTCTTCTTTCCTCGGACTGCACACCTATATAAGATACAATCGTAAACATCCTATCTCCATTCATACGGGACTCTTGAGGTAAAAATCGTAAACATTCTTATCTCCCTTCATACGTGGCTCTCACTTGACAACAAACACTAGCCTCGCGCGTCCTAAGTTCAAAGATAATACTGTAGAGAAGCAGCCCAGccgcccccccacccacccacctgaTACGATAGGTTCTTGAACTCACAATCAGTGAGCTCCCATGAGATAGTATCAATCTCAGGACACTGATTAAATAAACTGCAACGCAACATATTGCAAAATCTAACACTTTATAACTGAAGTGAATCATACGGTTGTGTGTACCAAAGAACACATGAAATGCTACGTTAACTACAACTATGATGGCAGGCGGCAGCACTGCCCTCACGGTATTACCGGCAAGTTTAAACAAGAGAGTGTCAAACAAAGCGATTAAACTTCTAATTATGAGCATCTCTGCATTTCTCCTCATTGTTTTCGGAAGAGTTCTTTGCGTTGCTTGCTTATGTTATAGCGCTGTGATTCCAGAAAAATACTTCCTGTTGGATCAGTGCTAATCGTCACGCCCGTTAATTCTTTGGAATTAAGTTTGATTTAGTCTTACTTCTGTTCTCTTGTAGTTTTGTAACGAGTGTTAAGAAGCAGCAGCAATGACTACACAGGCAATCCATTTTGCCTTCTAGTCTATGTACATTGTCAATTTGCATAGCAGATACAGCCAGTGGCGGTTGTCGTGTAAGAGGacaagagcatgtgaacaccctaacttGACACGTTTCGGCGTCATAGGTTATTTTTCTATGAATGCTGTTTCACGTGATGTAGGTGCGGTAATCAGAAATACACGGCGCTAAATGTACTGCGCTTTGCTATATTGCTGCTCCTCTAGACTACGTGAAACTTGGCATGGGGGTTGCGATCGCACCTTCAATTGTGCACGTTTAAGGAGCTCGCATGCGCAACTGGCGTGACATAATTGCCTGACGAGCCAAATACGTACTGATTTGCCAAACAATGTGCACGCACGGTTCACGGTGTGCACAGCTAGTCCTTACCACTGAACTACCAATTTACGTCAATACTACAACTTGATAGCACACTGGAACAGACTTTATCCCCGTTCGCTTCGCATAAACCCCACTAAATtttagcacactcctcagatatacTAATTCTCTCACTacgtagtaaaattagatcggacaacAGCATGTGTTACagttatactgatagaaaaacctattttgCAGTATTATGAAAGAGATGTAATATATTAAATTTTGGTTTTTATCATACGTAATCCctttgaggcactgagaaccatgaagtacatcatcgtcgattgtgagaaAGTAGCATTTATTCATTTTCTGATGTCTGTTGAGCTTGTGGTGGTTCAGGTTTATCTACGCTGTAGGCCCGcattgtgtatatgaacattcacgaaaagctatcTCACTGGTTTCTTTGACATTCagttaaatgtgggatcgacgacGGTGTGGCtttggcccttatg
Protein-coding sequences here:
- the LOC124544763 gene encoding UDP-N-acetylhexosamine pyrophosphorylase-like protein 1; translated protein: MQDLTKIKEELSSYGQGHILQFWDELSDAERTELLTQLQEIDIPVAIECFKKTLAEDQAKLDDRMQPVPAEFYGSVLRTSPGDLQKFEDEGFRQISAGKVGVLLLAGGHGTRLGVPYPKGMHDVGLPSHKSLYQIQAERIRRLQKLAFDRTGVYNHIIWYIMTSEATMQPTLDYFDRNNYFGLKRENVVMFEQGFLPSFTFQGKIIMDKKYKLSMSPDGNGGLYRALKDNKILEDMERRGIMYLNAHGVDNILIKVADPIFIGYCVLKGAECGAKVVEKAFPEEPVGVVCQVDGRYQVVEYSEITLKTAQQRNADGNLTFRAGNICNHFFTTQFLRKVAFDHETNLQLHVAKKKIPFVDSQGNSCKPEKPNGIKMEKFIFDVFQFTDKFVIWEVEREREFSAIKNSDAAQKDTPTTARNDLLALHCSYIKNAGGKILYNTGDKPICEISPLLSYAGEALEEVVANKEFTSPCHLCSPDECNSDSVTVQQNNYC